The following coding sequences lie in one Eleginops maclovinus isolate JMC-PN-2008 ecotype Puerto Natales chromosome 21, JC_Emac_rtc_rv5, whole genome shotgun sequence genomic window:
- the rpl7 gene encoding 60S ribosomal protein L7 — protein sequence MADADKKVQAVPESLLKRRKAFATMKAMRIKKMLAEKKARKVTRKLIYKRAEKYHKEYRTMYRREVRLGRTARKVGNFYVPAEPKLAFVMRIRGINGVSPKVRKVLQLMRLRQIFNGVFVRLNKASINMLRIAEPYIAWGYPNLKSVRELIYKRGHGRMRKQRIALTDNALVEKALGKYGIICVEDLIHEIYTVGKNFKPANNFLWPFKLSSPRGGMNKKTTHFVEGGDAGNREDQINRMIRRMN from the exons ATGGCGGACGCAGA CAAAAAAGTTCAGGCGGTCCCTGAGAGCCTTTTGAAAAGGCGAAAGGCCTTCGCTACCATGAAGGCCATGCGCATCAAGAAGATGCTGGCTGAGAAGAAG GCCCGCAAAGTGACCAGGAAACTGATCTACAAGAGGGCCGAGAAGTACCACAAGGAGTACAGGACCATGTACAGGCGTGAAGTCCGTCTGGGTCGCACTGCTCGCAAAGTGGGAAACTTCTACGTGCCAGCTGAGCCTAAACTCGCCTTTGTCATGAGGATCAGAGG taTCAACGGGGTCAGCCCCAAGGTCCGCAAGGTTCTGCAGCTGATGCGTCTGCGCCAGATCTTCAACGGTGTCTTCGTCAGACTGAACAAAGCCTCCATCAACATGCTGAGGATCGCTGAGCCCTACATCGCCTGGGG ATACCCCAACCTGAAGTCTGTGCGTGAGCTCATCTACAAACGTGGTCATGGCAGAATGAGGAAACAGCGCATCGCCCTCACAGACAACGCTCTGGTGGAGAAGGCTCTCG GCAAATATGGCATCATCTGTGTCGAGGATCTGATCCATGAGATTTACACAGTTGGCAAGAACTTCAAGCCCGCCAACAACTTCCTGTGGCCCTTCAAACTGTCGTCTCCCCGCGGCGGCATGAATAAGAAGACCACTCACTTTGTGGAGGGAGGAGACGCTGGCAACAGGGAGGACCAGATCAACAGAATGATCCGGAGGATGAACTAA
- the si:ch211-171b20.3 gene encoding uncharacterized protein si:ch211-171b20.3 has translation MHGRRSMMTFQVNASLPTAKALTSDRGSSCSHPGPEAPSPAYRSSGRGGDNIRRKLPLIQPLSRARDWNTWSGGFMVGGSPHSAREDRLQSGDNDITGRHFLFEKQCVRPERTRTVIPPLQRPGSLHPFSLSNELSQSRGGRPFTLGYAPRYDLNSPPAIVFPSSLILSGRNSFSVESCKLSRPKVNYPTYSLLHSKDNQKSPSYQEPVLGASRSFLHRISELSSLEGETVRQEKLKKMRKPKKPPS, from the exons ATGCACGGCCGCCGCAGCATGATGACCTTCCAGGTAAACGCGTCGCTGCCCACCGCTAAGGCTCTGACGTCGGACCGGGGGTCGAGTTGCAGCCACCCCGGCCCTGAGGCTCCAAGTCCGGCATACAGGAGCTCcgggagggggggagacaacATCAGGCGGAAACTGCCCCTCATCCAGCCGCTGAGCA GGGCCCGGGACTGGAACACCTGGAGTGGGGGCTTCATGGTGGGAGG GTCCCCTCACTCAGCCAGAGAGGACAGACTGCAGTCAGGGGACAATGACATCACCGGGAGACACTTCCTGTTCGAAAAACAAT gtgtgaGGCCGGAGAGGACCAGGACAGTGATTCCCCCGCTGCAGAGACCTGGATCCCTGCATCCCTTCAGCCTCTCCAATGAGCTTTCCCAGAGCCGGGGGGGGCGGCCCTTCACCCTGGG CTACGCCCCGAGGTACGACCTGAACTCTCCTCCTGCCATCgtcttcccctcctctctgatCCTCAGCGGCAGAAACTCCTTCTCAGTGGAGAGCTGCAAACTCAGCAG GCCCAAGGTGAACTACCCGACCTACAGCCTCCTGCACAGTAAAGACAATCAAAAGA GTCCGTCCTACCAGGAGCCGGTGCTCGGAGCCTCTCGCTCGTTCCTCCACAGGATCTCCGAGCTGTCCTCCCTGGAGGGGGAGACGGTGAGGCAGGAGAAGCTCAAGAAGATGAGGAAACCTAAGAAACCTCCGTCCTGA
- the LOC134858072 gene encoding somatomedin-B and thrombospondin type-1 domain-containing protein, with product MGASVEFACVLLLVSSLGNILLVSGGCSGKCCRGRDLSCVSTDWRMDRVYGTCYCDKGCDRNRDCCFDYFTECPAQDCAVSDWSFWSGCARPCQPSVRVRVRQVEQQPSNSGEPCPSLQQQSGCREYRDLQGKHCARNAGPAFITSMEFGKGRPKHDNYGNPLDPGFCVEFTLQSRTPHCTVQDRPHTHWMRYITEGYKVCVACEPPAMRNHTGRCQGDGLQADKEALLHWQAVGNHQCSGTWKRIQKTQRCNCPPQHSFVFI from the exons ATGGGGGCCTCTGTGGAGTTTGCCTGCGTGCTTCTACTGGTCTCCTCTCTTGGGAATATCCTCCTGGTGTCTGGGGGCTGCTCGGGGAAGTGCTGCCGGGGCCGAGACTTGAGCTGTGTGAGCACCGACTGGAGGATGGACCGGGTGTACGGGACCTGTTACTGCGACAAGGGCTGCGACCGGAACCGGGACTGCTGCTTCGACTACTTCACAGAGTGCCCAG CTCAGGACTGTGCAGTAAGCGACTGGAGCTTTTGGAGCGGCTGTGCACGGCCCTGCCAGCCCTCAGTGAGGGTCCGTGTCCGGCAGGTCGAGCAGCAGCCCAGTAACAGCGGGGAGCCGTGTCCCAGTCTGCAGCAACAGAGCGGCTGCAGGGAGTACCGAGACCTGCAGGGCAAACACTGTGCACGCAACGCAG GTCCTGCATTCATCACCAGCATGGAGTTTGGCAAGGGGAGGCCCAAACACGACAACTATGGAAACCCCCTCGACCCCGG GTTCTGTGTGGAGTTCACCCTACAGTCCCGGACCCCCCACTGCACGGTGCAGGAccggccacacacacactggatgcGCTACATCACAGAGGgatacaaagtgtgtgtggcGTGTGAACCTCCCGCCATGAGGAACCACACGGGCCGCTGCCAGGGAGACGGGCTGCAAGCAGACAA agaggCTCTGCTCCACTGGCAGGCGGTGGGGAACCATCAGTGCAGCGGGACCTGGAAGAGGATCCAGAAAACCCAGCGGTGCAACTGCCCCCCCCAGCACAGCTTCGTCTTCATCTGA
- the terf1 gene encoding telomeric repeat-binding factor 1, with the protein MESDNINRIMWEFSRVNEVTTGWIVDFLFVSLCRRFKEGKLEEFNAIVQILEAIADSPVKEPHEDKTMVCAFLSRVMHGQQLDIVFDLDEDMMPLMCAAKIWPKLECTVADKSLFKEILNLLFVQSVCVCLEKGKTSPASFALKWFKKQFDFPQYLKARVSSMVQQKETQKLHCCSFSRLREAVQTYLDAYLKKNPSDYLLKEATKMLQASSKGGESQDVVAQDVVAQDVVAEDVVAKDVVAKDVVAQDVVAQDVVAQEVVAKDVVTQDVVAKDVVTQDVVAKDVVTQDVVAQGKETQGKEMQGKETQGNVSKEKHNQTTTNKKLKRKLFSTNFMEDWKIDSGKKCFVSMKKISENKLSQVTHEKSMETSQILKTRKTPQKWNSKLDHYLRKGVQRHGTGRWAKMLLDYDFEGRTGTMLKDRWRTLMKSHKVG; encoded by the exons ATGGAGTCTGATAACATCAACAGAATCATGTGGGAGTTTTCCCGAGTTAACGAGGTCACCACGGGCTGGATAGTGGACTTTCTGTTCGTCAGTCTGTGTCGGCGGTTCAAGGAGGGCAAGCTGGAGGAGTTCAACGCGATAGTTCAGATTCTGGAGG CCATTGCCGATAGTCCAGTGAAGGAGCCCCATGAGGACAAAACGATGGTCTGTGCCTTCCTATCGAGAGTCATGCACGGACAGCAGTTAG ATATCGTGTTTGACCTGGACGAAGACATGATGCCTCTGATGTGTGCCGCCAAAATCTGGCCAAAGTTGGAGTGCACGGTGGCAGACAAAAGTTTGTTCAAAGAAATCCTCAACCTCTTGTTTGTCCAG tctgtgtgtgtgtgtttggagaaaGGCAAGACATCTCCCGCCTCCTTCGCCCTCAAGTGGTTTAAGAAACAATTTGATTTTCCCCAG TACTTGAAGGCCAGGGTGTCATCCATGGTGCAACAGAAGGAAACTCAGAAGCTccactgctgcagcttcagTCGCCTGCGAGAGGCGGTCCAGACTTACCTAGACGCCTACCTGAAGAAAAATCCCTCCGACTACCTTCTCAAG GAAGCCACGAAGATGCTGCAGGCGTCGTCGAAAGGCGGGGAATCGCAGGATGTTGTGGCGCAGGATGTTGTGGCGCAGGATGTTGTGGCGGAGGACGTTGTGGCGAAGGACGTTGTGGCGAAGGACGTTGTGGCGCAGGACGTTGTGGCGCAGGACGTTGTGGCGCAGGAGGTTGTGGCGAAGGACGTTGTGACGCAGGATGTTGTGGCGAAGGACGTTGTGACGCAGGACGTTGTGGCGAAGGATGTTGTGACGCAGGACGTTGTGGCGCAGGGCAAAGAGACGCAGGGCAAAGAGATGCAGGGCAAAGAGACGCAGGGCAACGTGTCgaaggaaaaacacaaccaaacaaCAACGAACAAAAA ACTAAAACGGAAACTCTTCTCCACTAACTTTATGGAGGACTGGAAAATCGATTCGGGCAAGAAGTGTTTTGTCTCCATGAAAAAAATCTCAGAGAACA AGCTATCTCAGGTCACCCATGAGAAGTCGATGGAAACATCCCAGATCCTAAAGACAAGAAAAACCCCTCAG AAATGGAACAGTAAACTGGACCACTACCTGAGGAAAGGAGTCCAGCGGCACGGCACGGGGAGGTGGGCTAAAATGCTGCTGGATTACGACTTTGAAGGACGCACCGGCACCATGCTCAAAGACCGCTGGAGGACTCTCATGAAGTCTCATAAAGTAGGCTAA